Within the Telopea speciosissima isolate NSW1024214 ecotype Mountain lineage chromosome 4, Tspe_v1, whole genome shotgun sequence genome, the region TTGCTCTTGACTTCTCTTTTATTCTCTTCCCTGAATCGTTCAGTTGGGGTCGTTGATCTTTCAGTTGTTGTGTTAATATAACTGATAGCATTGATGTGATGGTGAAGCATTTAGAGATTTCTCGAGAAAGAAGCCCTCTTTGAGCTCTGTGAATCAGATGCAAATGGTAATGCATCTTCCTGGGCAGATCGACAAAGTCCACGGCGGTAATCCACCTCTTCCTGTTGCAGAACCGCAGCCAATGGACATGCATTACATGCAAGAGCACGACCATGCACAACATCATAAcaatgggaatgacattgatgATCAGGaggatggtggtggtagtgaagGTCTGGAAGGGGATGTCCCGTCTGATCATGGAAATCTATCAGACCCACATGGCTCAAGGCCGTCCCGAGTCCATGGAGGAAACCAGCTCACCCTCTCCTTCCAGGGTGAGGTCTATGTCTTTGATTCTGTCTCTGCAGAAACGGTGAGTTCTTTTCTTCGTCGGATTTCAATTATTGTTTATGTATTCATAAATGCTGAAAAGGACCCAAATGGATTAGCGTGTTATAAGTTTCTAGCTCTTAGACTTTAAGAATCGTTGCTGTTATATTGCATCTGATCTCTGTTGATATAATTGTGTTATTTTGCATTTTCCTAATATAATTTCTTGTAAAGCTGTAGTTTCATGCCTCAGTTTTTTCATGCAGTCCCTATTCTTATCTGGAATAACATACTTGGTTACAGTGGTGGTCGTGGGTTATTGTCAAGGTATTGAACTGTCAAATGTTCACATTAGGCCATTGTCCTGTTTGTGGATAAACCCATGCAGTGTCTTGAGTAAATGCACTATTCTCTTCAAGCAATTTGATTTATCCAGTGAGTGTTTAAAAATTGTGATACTATATTCATAAGTGACTTTATCTATGTTATATATAGGGAAATAGTTGGTGTTACTTGAATACAAAGAATAACCATTTGCCTTTTAATCATAGTTCTAAACCtagaattttttctttctaaaatgatttttttttttaattaaatgcGTGCTGCATTTGCATTAGATTGTTATTGAGATGGGTTCCTGCTAGTGTAGGACAGGGTATGAGAGTTATGGAGCCTCAtaaattccaaaccaaactgaAACCTTAGAACTTTGGCTACTTCATCCATATTGCTTGTGTATCTGATTTGGGGGTGCTGAAGATTGAATCCCAAGGGATTCCCCAAAAACATTCTGTAGCCAAACATCAGTGTGATTACTATGCCGCAACCCCATATTTCAATGTATTAATTTGGACACTTGACGCAGGAGCAATTTCTTGGACCGGACTAAATGCATTGGGGGACCCATATGAAGACGGACCGGGTCCAAGTGGGTTTTTAGGTTaagtaggatatttaggaattattttatttggaaaatatATGTCATCTTGTATTTTGGGGTAGCTATTAGACATATATGGAAGTTTCCaattttgagttttatttaGTTTGTATTTTTATTAGTCTAGGTTTTAGTAAGTAATCAAGAGTCTTTATTTTCTGGGTCTTACAAATAGATGTGTAACCAACGATTGAAACAGATTTGAGAATGGAATTTTGTTGAGTTGTTTGTGGTGCCGACTGGTACGATAATAATGGTTGTGTGACCTTCTCCCCTGTTCttataatttcttcttctttatttctgtgTTATTTCTGTGTTATTTAAACCAACGCTGTTACTCTGTTTTCTGGGTAACCCTGACAGCCCCACAAAGTTGGATTGATCTCCcttgatccttcttttctccttggatTTTGGGGGTTGAGGAGGCCTTCCCTTAGGGCGACCCTTGCTGCTGGACCTGAGCTCCAACAATGGCTGGAATAGTGGGTTTCAGAACCACCTTCAAATCTGAATCTAAGCCTTCCGCCAGATCTGTTTCAGCCATTCCTTACTTGAAATATATTGTTCCCTTAGGCCTGCTATTACTGGGATTcaaaagggttttgggttatgaTTGTTCGACTGAAGTCTTAATTCGAATTGTGCTTGATCGAATGAGCTCTTCCTCTCAACCTggtattttcttttccctttcctacaattcttttatttgcttattttattcttttattttccattaatACCCCTTACATCCACCCTTATTGCCCGTACTGGTAGTGCTCACgtatccc harbors:
- the LOC122659386 gene encoding GATA transcription factor 24-like, with the translated sequence MQMVMHLPGQIDKVHGGNPPLPVAEPQPMDMHYMQEHDHAQHHNNGNDIDDQEDGGGSEGLEGDVPSDHGNLSDPHGSRPSRVHGGNQLTLSFQGEVYVFDSVSAETVQAVLLLLGGHEVPPIVPTLVVTPPQNNANNTANRGLSDIPSRWLDAVGAGVGLVGTGIGAGVELVGAVGSDLSKAGKFMCRTITVTSSSSKKSGSSALVTP